Proteins encoded within one genomic window of Patescibacteria group bacterium:
- a CDS encoding NUDIX domain-containing protein: MIEYIDIVDGEDRVIGRATREEIYQKLLPHRIVHVLIFNDKGEMALQLRSDKVSFCPNHWSTTVGGHVQAGESYRRAVERECQEELGAKSKLEKFSKVFFEPKTAPKKFLMIYKTVHNGPFYPETDDVTKIDFFSIDKIQKMVREGEKFHPELLFILEKYFLVI; the protein is encoded by the coding sequence ATGATTGAATATATTGACATTGTTGATGGGGAAGATCGAGTAATCGGCAGAGCGACCAGGGAAGAGATTTACCAAAAACTGTTGCCTCACCGGATTGTTCACGTTCTAATTTTTAATGACAAAGGTGAGATGGCCTTGCAACTTAGAAGCGACAAGGTTTCTTTTTGTCCGAATCATTGGTCAACAACGGTCGGTGGTCATGTCCAAGCGGGCGAAAGTTACAGGCGGGCGGTAGAAAGAGAGTGTCAGGAGGAGCTGGGAGCGAAAAGCAAGCTTGAAAAATTTTCAAAAGTCTTTTTTGAACCAAAAACAGCACCAAAAAAGTTTTTAATGATTTATAAAACCGTTCATAATGGACCTTTTTATCCGGAAACGGATGATGTTACAAAGATTGATTTTTTCTCCATTGATAAAATACAGAAAATGGTTAGAGAAGGGGAAAAATTTCATCCCGAATTATTGTTTATATTGGAAAAATATTTTTTAGTTATATGA